One Fictibacillus halophilus genomic window, GGTTTACCGTCACCAATCACGCCATAGCCAACCATTGTACCAACAGCAAAGCAGACGATGATGCCACAGACAAGAAGCAGAAGACGCAGCCAGATCGGAAAGCTTCTTTTCGTTTGGCGTTGGTACCACTGTTTCTTCTCTTCTTTAGAAGACGTTTCT contains:
- a CDS encoding DNA-directed RNA polymerase subunit beta, which encodes MTNKMQELNKNEKPKTQRYQEKETSSKEEKKQWYQRQTKRSFPIWLRLLLLVCGIIVCFAVGTMVGYGVIGDGKPMNVFEKETWTHIIDLVEKDA